From the Phoenix dactylifera cultivar Barhee BC4 chromosome 10, palm_55x_up_171113_PBpolish2nd_filt_p, whole genome shotgun sequence genome, one window contains:
- the LOC103703091 gene encoding protein FAR1-RELATED SEQUENCE 5-like has product MDGNPHGDSGLMEHHVDLEDDSINFWATLGVSPHVIEPEQNPMPPHHHMERQPPLEMVEQSVRRELFAMEGDPRLDPFVGMEFESGEAAKTFYIAYAGRIGFSVRIARSRRSKCNESVIMLRFVCSREGFSREKRIIAGKKTRKRAASIREGCKAMLEVIRRGDEKWVVTKLVKEHNHEVGMPSRVHYIATEEGDAVIDPYLGMEFESLEIAKTYYYAYASRVGFEARVRQSRRSLHDESLKMLKLVCSKHRYHSGRDNNSDDSKRLQIQDPNKEGCEALFEIIRKDGDVWVVSKLVLEHTHELTPSPPSKVRCIRSQGEILVISKNFDDTRNLLLNGQDSRYPREIRYNDLGPEDAQNLLEYFKKTQAENPAFYYAVQVENNTCMTNIFWADAKSRMAYYYFGDAIRLDMTYKNDKELMPIVIFTGVNHHLQPVVFGCALLVDESEASLVWLFENWLAAMPAFHPVSLITELNRAMAAAVAKVLPNTHHCFCKKHVLNTIQEELPDLYSVHTPFEGELKKCVDESETRESFESCWDAIIDKYGLKENAYLQSLYNIRQQWVPVYLKETFLAAESVSQRCENLDKVIEKYCTVKTPLRVAVRQLGQATASWYEKEAQADFITLFEKPFLRTASPMEKQAAGIYTRTIFNRFQEEFVESLGYHVDKIEDGAISKYQVLRNEDAEETCRVTFNASENKAHCSCCMFESSGVLCRHALRVFIINGVRMLPKDYILKRWTKHAKSGAVLDDYGVELRGNCEDPSTSRYNDLCRDAIKCAREGATTAEFYKVAKDALQKAVNEVVSAKQKMGQQTLQSFITSQKKQTKKLGKVTPRKDASSKNVKNLASKKPLMEHDIR; this is encoded by the coding sequence ATGGATGGCAACCCCCATGGTGACAGTGGACTGATGGAGCACCATGTGGACCTTGAAGATGATAGCATCAATTTTTGGGCAACGCTGGGTGTCAGCCCCCATGTCATCGAGCCAGAGCAGAACCCAATGCCCCCCCACCACCACATGGAGCGACAACCGCCTCTTGAGATGGTTGAGCAGTCCGTCCGAAGGGAGCTGTTTGCCATGGAAGGGGATCCAAGGTTGGATCCTTTTGTGGGTATGGAGTTTGAATCAGGGGAGGCTGCAAAGACCTTCTATATTGCATATGCTGGCCGTATTGGGTTCTCTGTCCGCATCGCACGGTCCAGGCGATCGAAGTGCAATGAGTCTGTTATCATGTTGAGGTTTGTGTGTTCGAGAGAAGGGTTCAGTAGGGAGAAGCGCATCATTGCTGGCAAGAAGACAAGAAAAAGGGCAGCATCCATAAGGGAAGGGTGCAAAGCAATGCTTGAGGTGATTCGAAGAGGTGATGAGAAATGGGTTGTGACAAAGCTTGTGAAGGAGCATAATCATGAAGTTGGGATGCCAAGCAGGGTGCACTATATTGCTACAGAAGAAGGAGATGCTGTGATAGATCCATATCTCGGTATGGAGTTTGAATCTCTCGAGATTGCGAAGACGTACTACTATGCATATGCTAGCCGCGTGGGTTTTGAAGCTCGTGTTCGTCAGTCTCGTCGTTCGCTGCATGATGAATCCCTCAAAATGTTGAAACTTGTGTGTTCAAAGCATCGGTACCATTCGGGAAGGGACAACAACAGTGATGATAGCAAGAGGTTGCAAATTCAAGATCCCAACAAGGAAGGTTGTGAGGCATTATTTGAGATAATTCGGAAAGATGGTGATGTGTGGGTGGTTTCTAAACTTGTGCTGGAGCATACTCATGAATTGACACCTTCACCGCCTAGCAAGGTGCGATGCATTCGCTCACAAGGAGAGATACTTGTTATTTCGAAGAACTTTGATGATACTCGCAATCTACTGCTAAATGGTCAGGATTCACGGTATCCTAGAGAGATTCGATACAATGACTTGGGTCCAGAAGATGCTCAAAATCTTCTTGAATATTTCAAGAAAACACAGGCAGAGAATCCTGCATTTTACTATGCAGTACAGGTTGAAAATAATACTTGCATGACCAATATCTTTTGGGCTGATGCTAAATCCCGAATGGCCTACTACTACTTTGGTGATGCTATTAGACTGGACATGACATACAAAAATGACAAGGAATTGATGCCTATTGTTATATTTACAGGTGTAAACCATCACCTCCAACCTGTTGTTTTTGGATGTGCACTGCTTGTCGATGAGTCAGAGGCATCATTGGTTTGGCTCTTTGAAAATTGGCTTGCAGCAATGCCTGCATTCCATCCAGTGTCGTTAATTACTGAACTAAATAGGGCTATGGCAGCAGCAGTTGCAAAAGTACTACCAAACACCCATCATTGTTTTTGCAAGAAGCATGTCTTAAATACCATCCAGGAAGAACTGCCTGATTTGTATTCTGTACATACCCCGTTTGAAGGAGAACTGAAGAAATGTGTGGATGAGTCAGAAACAAGGGAATCATTCGAGTCATGTTGGGATGCAATAATTGATAAGTATGGCCTGAAGGAAAATGCATACCTGCAGTCCTTATACAATATTCGCCAGCAGTGGGTTCCAGTGTACTTGAAGGAAACATTCCTTGCAGCAGAATCTGTATCTCAAAGATGTGAAAACCTTGACAAGGTTATTGAAAAGTATTGCACGGTAAAGACCCCTTTGCGGGTGGCTGTTAGGCAACTTGGACAGGCCACAGCAAGTTGGTATGAAAAAGAAGCCCAAGCAGATTTCATTACATTGTTTGAAAAGCCATTTCTGAGGACTGCCTCACCAATGGAAAAACAAGCAGCTGGAATCTACACAAGGACAATATTCAACAGGTTTCAGGAGGAATTTGTTGAATCCTTGGGCTACCAtgtagataaaattgaagatggAGCAATTAGCAAGTATCAAGTGTTGAGAAATGAAGATGCTGAAGAGACATGCAGAGTCACCTTTAATGCCTCTGAAAACAAAGCACATTGTAGCTGCTGCATGTTTGAGTCGTCTGGTGTCTTGTGTAGACATGCTTTGAGAGTCTTCATCATCAATGGTGTCCGCATGCTTCCAAAAGATTACATCTTGAAACGATGGACAAAACATGCTAAAAGTGGTGCTGTTTTGGATGATTATGGTGTTGAGCTCAGAGGTAATTGTGAAGATCCTTCAACCTCAAGGTACAATGATCTCTGTCGCGATGCAATTAAATGTGCAAGGGAGGGGGCAACAACCGCAGAGTTCTATAAGGTTGCAAAAGATGCACTTCAGAAGGCTGTAAATGAAGTTGTCTCTGCAAAGCAAAAGATGGGACAGCAAACTTTGCAGAGTTTTATAACATCACAAAAGAAGCAAACCAAAAAGCTTGGAAAAGTCACACCTAGAAAAGATGCATCCAGTAAGAATGTAAAGAATCTGGCATCGAAAAAACCATTGATGGAGCATGACATTAGATGA
- the LOC103703093 gene encoding cell division protein FtsZ homolog 2-2, chloroplastic-like isoform X1, producing the protein MATQMPCFTPFSRQCSVGALQIPGGRVLAENWTSRNSSLEMLGKGHGLLGMVQSVASCSSRVQCSANSHSISSYHNKDRFLNLHPEVSLLRGEKNDTVIDSRRDYVGDDIAETLGGSSVQDDYNEAKIKVIGVGGGGSNAVNRMIESDMKGVEFWVVNTDVQAMRMSPVFPEHCLQIGQELTRGLGAGGNPDIGMNAAEESKESIQEAVYGADMIFVTAGMGGGTGTGGAPVISGIAKSMGILTVGIVTTPFAFEGRRRVVQAQEGIAALRENVDTLIVIPNDKLLTAVSPNTPVTEAFNLADDILRQGVRGISDIITVPGLVNVDFADVRAIMVNAGSSLMGIGTATGKSRARDAALNAIQSPLLDIGIERATGIVWNITGGNDLTLYEVNAAAEVIYDLVDPSANLIFGAVIDQSLSGQVSITLIATGFKRQDEPARRTLQGSQFGRPTSSLTEGNMVEIPEFLRKKGRSRYPRA; encoded by the exons ATGGCAACACAAATGCCATGCTTTACGCCATTTAGCCGACAATGTTCGGTTGGAGCTCTTCAGATTCCTGGAGGAAGAGTTTTAGCTGAGAACTGGACTAGTAGAAATAGCTCACTCGAAATGCTCGGCAAAGGACATGGTCTTCTGGGCATGGTACAGAGTGTTGCTTCTTGCTCTTCTCGTGTTCAGTGTTCTGCTAACTCTCACAGCATCAGCTCATATCACAATAAAGATCGTTTCTTGAATCTCCACCCGGAGGTTTCCTTGCTACGAGGGGAGAAGAATGACACGGTTATTGATTCAAGGAGAGATTATGTGGGTGATGATATTGCTGAGACCTTAGGAGGCTCGTCGGTTCAGGATGATTATAATGAGGCCAAGATCAAGGTCATTGGTGTTGGCGGTGGGGGTTCCAATGCTGTCAATAGGATGATCGAAAGTGACATGAAGGGTGTGGAGTTTTGGGTTGTTAATACAGATGTTCAAGCAATGAGGATGTCGCCTGTTTTTCCTGAGCATTGCTTGCAAATTGGTCAGGAGCTGACCAGAGGGCTTGGTGCTGGCGGGAACCCAGATATTGGTATGAATGCTGCGGAGGAAAGCAAAGAGTCAATACAGGAGGCGGTTTATGGTGCTGATATGATCTTTGTGACG GCTGGAATGGGTGGGGGAACTGGGACTGGGGGTGCCCCTGTAATTTCTGGGATTGCCAAGTCAATGGGCATCTTGACTGTGGGCATTGTCACAACCCCATTTGCTTTTGAAGGACGAAGACGGGTAGTTCAGGCACAGGAAGGAATTGCAGCTTtaagagaaaatgttgatacgCTTATTGTCATCCCAAATGACAAGCTGTTGACAGCTGTTTCTCCAAATACTCCCGTGACAGAAGCATTTAACTTGGCCGATGATATCCTTCGACAAGGTGTTCGTGGCATCTCTGATATAATCACG GTTCCAGGTTTGGTTAATGTTGACTTTGCTGATGTGCGAGCCATTATGGTAAATGCAGGTTCATCTTTAATGGGTATAGGAACTGCAACAG GCAAGTCAAGGGCACGAGATGCTGCATTAAATGCCATTCAGTCCCCTTTACTAGATATTGGTATCGAAAGGGCTACTGGAATTGTTTGGAATATTACTGGGGGAAATGATCTAACATTATACGAG GTAAATGCTGCAGCAGAAGTAATTTATGACCTTGTTGATCCAAGTGCAAATCTAATATTTGGAGCAGTGATAGATCAGTCACTCAGTGGTCAA GTGAGCATAACTCTAATTGCCACTGGATTCAAACGCCAGGATGAGCCAGCAAGGCGAACTTTGCAA GGTTCCCAATTCGGTCGGCCGACCTCATCTCTCACTGAAGGCAATATGGTGGAGATCCCCGAGTTTCTAAGGAAGAAAGGACGCTCTCGTTATCCAAGAGCTTGA
- the LOC103703093 gene encoding cell division protein FtsZ homolog 2-1, chloroplastic-like isoform X2 gives MATQMPCFTPFSRQCSVGALQIPGGRVLAENWTSRNSSLEMLGKGHGLLGMVQSVASCSSRVQCSANSHSISSYHNKDRFLNLHPEVSLLRGEKNDTVIDSRRDYVGDDIAETLGGSSVQDDYNEAKIKVIGVGGGGSNAVNRMIESDMKGVEFWVVNTDVQAMRMSPVFPEHCLQIGQELTRGLGAGGNPDIGMNAAEESKESIQEAVYGADMIFVTAGMGGGTGTGGAPVISGIAKSMGILTVGIVTTPFAFEGRRRVVQAQEGIAALRENVDTLIVIPNDKLLTAVSPNTPVTEAFNLADDILRQGVRGISDIITVPGLVNVDFADVRAIMVNAGSSLMGIGTATGKSRARDAALNAIQSPLLDIGIERATGIVWNITGGNDLTLYEVNAAAEVIYDLVDPSANLIFGAVIDQSLSGQVGEHNSNCHWIQTPG, from the exons ATGGCAACACAAATGCCATGCTTTACGCCATTTAGCCGACAATGTTCGGTTGGAGCTCTTCAGATTCCTGGAGGAAGAGTTTTAGCTGAGAACTGGACTAGTAGAAATAGCTCACTCGAAATGCTCGGCAAAGGACATGGTCTTCTGGGCATGGTACAGAGTGTTGCTTCTTGCTCTTCTCGTGTTCAGTGTTCTGCTAACTCTCACAGCATCAGCTCATATCACAATAAAGATCGTTTCTTGAATCTCCACCCGGAGGTTTCCTTGCTACGAGGGGAGAAGAATGACACGGTTATTGATTCAAGGAGAGATTATGTGGGTGATGATATTGCTGAGACCTTAGGAGGCTCGTCGGTTCAGGATGATTATAATGAGGCCAAGATCAAGGTCATTGGTGTTGGCGGTGGGGGTTCCAATGCTGTCAATAGGATGATCGAAAGTGACATGAAGGGTGTGGAGTTTTGGGTTGTTAATACAGATGTTCAAGCAATGAGGATGTCGCCTGTTTTTCCTGAGCATTGCTTGCAAATTGGTCAGGAGCTGACCAGAGGGCTTGGTGCTGGCGGGAACCCAGATATTGGTATGAATGCTGCGGAGGAAAGCAAAGAGTCAATACAGGAGGCGGTTTATGGTGCTGATATGATCTTTGTGACG GCTGGAATGGGTGGGGGAACTGGGACTGGGGGTGCCCCTGTAATTTCTGGGATTGCCAAGTCAATGGGCATCTTGACTGTGGGCATTGTCACAACCCCATTTGCTTTTGAAGGACGAAGACGGGTAGTTCAGGCACAGGAAGGAATTGCAGCTTtaagagaaaatgttgatacgCTTATTGTCATCCCAAATGACAAGCTGTTGACAGCTGTTTCTCCAAATACTCCCGTGACAGAAGCATTTAACTTGGCCGATGATATCCTTCGACAAGGTGTTCGTGGCATCTCTGATATAATCACG GTTCCAGGTTTGGTTAATGTTGACTTTGCTGATGTGCGAGCCATTATGGTAAATGCAGGTTCATCTTTAATGGGTATAGGAACTGCAACAG GCAAGTCAAGGGCACGAGATGCTGCATTAAATGCCATTCAGTCCCCTTTACTAGATATTGGTATCGAAAGGGCTACTGGAATTGTTTGGAATATTACTGGGGGAAATGATCTAACATTATACGAG GTAAATGCTGCAGCAGAAGTAATTTATGACCTTGTTGATCCAAGTGCAAATCTAATATTTGGAGCAGTGATAGATCAGTCACTCAGTGGTCAAGTAG GTGAGCATAACTCTAATTGCCACTGGATTCAAACGCCAGGATGA
- the LOC103703225 gene encoding putative pentatricopeptide repeat-containing protein At5g52630 → MKLVKSQPWRPPDTVLAQLIQSSARNRNPGRGKQLHAHLVASGATPSTFVANHLISMYAKCGDLDHAIALFDRMPQRNLVTWTAMISGFSQNNKFADALRTFSSMCAAGIKPTQFALSSAIQASASFGSLEFGRQMHSLSVKLGFDVELFVGSNLAGMYSKCGSLVDACRVFDEMPDKDEVAWTAMIDGHAKNGSFEEAIVALRDMFREGTAVIDPHVLCSVLSACGGLKAGKLGQCLHSCAAKLGSESDTFVGNALVNMYAKAGDMESASNAVGANSSGWNVVSCSSLIDGYVEMDRIEEASKAYVESRRQGLEPNEFTFSSMIKACASQAALEQGIQLHAQVTKSNFVGDPFVSSTLVDMYGKCGLLNSSVQVFDEIQHPSDVAWNSIVGVFAQHGRGKEAIGAFNRMISRGNKPNHVTFVSLLMACSHAGLVDEGLEYFHSMNKGHGLEPREEHYACVIDMLGRAGRLEEAREFIARMPFEPNAYGWCSLLGACRTHGDKELGERAAEKLMKLEPENSGIHILLSSIYASMGRWEDVKAVRKLMRDSRVKKLPGFSWVDVSNKTHMFGAEDWSHPQKKEIYEKLEELMAKIREAGYVPFTGSMPWNLEETLKERLLHHHSERIAVAFALISMPATKPIIVKKNLRVCVDCHSAIKLISKVEEREIIVRDHARFHHFADGLCSCGDYW, encoded by the coding sequence ATGAAACTTGTCAAGTCCCAACCATGGCGCCCCCCTGACACGGTCCTGGCCCAACTCATCCAATCTAGCGCCCGAAACCGAAACCCGGGCCGGGGCAAACAGCTCCACGCCCATTTGGTCGCCTCCGGCGCCACCCCCTCCACCTTCGTCGCCAACCACCTCATCAGCATGTACGCCAAATGCGGCGATCTGGATCACGCCATCGCACTGTTCGACAGAATGCCTCAACGAAACCTCGTCACGTGGACGGCCATGATATCCGGCTTCTCCCAGAACAACAAGTTCGCCGACGCCCTCCGGACCTTTTCCTCGATGTGCGCCGCCGGCATTAAACCAACTCAGTTTGCACTCTCCAGCGCTATCCAAGCATCGGCCTCTTTTGGCTCGTTGGAGTTTGGAAGACAGATGCACTCTTTGAGCGTGAAGTTGGGCTTTGATGTGGAACTGTTCGTCGGAAGCAATCTCGCCGGCATGTACTCGAAATGTGGGTCTCTGGTTGACGCCTGCCGGGTTTTTGATGAGATGCCCGACAAGGATGAGGTGGCTTGGACTGCCATGATCGATGGGCACGCGAAGAATGGGAGCTTCGAGGAGGCCATTGTGGCTCTCCGCGACATGTTCCGCGAGGGGACGGCAGTCATCGATCCGCATGTCCTTTGCAGCGTTCTGAGCGCATGCGGAGGCCTGAAGGCGGGCAAATTAGGCCAGTGTCTTCATTCATGCGCGGCGAAACTGGGCTCTGAATCGGACACTTTCGTCGGCAATGCACTCGTCAATATGTATGCAAAGGCCGGAGACATGGAGAGCGCTTCGAATGCAGTCGGAGCGAACTCCAGCGGCTGGAACGTGGTCTCTTGCAGTTCTTTGATCGATGGGTACGTCGAGATGGACCGGATCGAGGAAGCTTCGAAAGCGTATGTCGAGTCTCGAAGGCAAGGACTCGAGCCCAACGAATTCACTTTCTCGAGCATGATCAAGGCTTGCGCCAGCCAAGCAGCACTGGAGCAAGGGATACAACTGCATGCCCAGGTGACGAAATCCAATTTCGTCGGGGACCCTTTTGTTTCTTCCACCCTCGTCGACATGTACGGCAAGTGCGGGCTTCTTAATTCTTCAGTCCAGGTGTTTGATGAAATCCAACACCCCAGCGATGTCGCCTGGAATTCGATAGTGGGTGTGTTCGCTCAACATGGCCGTGGCAAGGAAGCAATCGGAGCTTTCAACAGAATGATTTCGAGAGGGAACAAACCAAATCATGTAACATTTGTTAGCCTCTTGATGGCGTGCAGCCATGCGGGACTGGTGGACGAGGGGCTGGAGTACTTCCATTCCATGAACAAGGGCCATGGTCTGGAGCCCAGAGAGGAGCACTACGCCTGCGTCATAGACATGCTTGGGAGAGCAGGAAGACTCGAAGAAGCACGAGAATTCATTGCCAGAATGCCGTTCGAGCCGAATGCCTATGGGTGGTGTTCTTTGCTCGGAGCTTGCAGGACTCATGGAGACAAGGAGCTGGGCGAGCGAGCTGCGGAGAAACTGATGAAACTCGAGCCGGAGAACAGTGGGATCCACATCCTGCTCTCGAGTATATACGCCTCGATGGGTCGGTGGGAGGATGTGAAGGCTGTGAGGAAGCTGATGAGGGATAGCAGGGTGAAGAAACTGCCAGGATTCAGCTGGGTAGATGTCAGCAATAAGACCCATATGTTTGGAGCTGAGGACTGGTCGCACCCACAGAAGAAAGAGATTTATGAGAAGCTCGAGGAGCTTATGGCTAAGATAAGGGAAGCAGGGTATGTTCCCTTCACAGGCTCTATGCCATGGAACCTGGAAGAGACTTTGAAGGAGAGGCTCCTGCATCATCATAGTGAAAGGATCGCAGTTGCGTTTGCTCTCATTAGCATGCCTGCAACAAAGCCTATAATTGTGAAGAAGAATTTACGAGTGTGCGTTGACTGCCATTCTGCAATCAAGCTCATTTCTAAAGTAGAAGAGAGGGAGATCATTGTTAGGGATCATGCTAGATTCCACCATTTTGCAGATGGACTGTGTTCCTGTGGAGACTATTGGTGA
- the LOC103703226 gene encoding pentatricopeptide repeat-containing protein At3g18020 has product MALIRRPFLPSYRPLSTITSFPSPLLHRPYDESLEEEEEKELEAESITNRSYWTKRIHFLCSTAGDPDAALRLLHRLRLRGFVPDSLNLSSVIHSLCDVGRSDEAHRRLLLSTAAGWLPDDRTANVLLARLLDAATPSLTLAVLRRLADAKPAFAPSLTNYNRLADHLCSQGQPFEALGLLSDMKTRGRLPDAITYTTLINGFCRAGELHEARRLFDKMLKGGILPNSLTYSVLIKGVLRKRRLDEARELMMELWPKMEEEKDPSVNSAAFANLIDSLCREGFIHEVFRIAEEMPQGKSLPEEFAYGQMMDSLCRAGRHHGASRIVYIMRKRGFFPSLVSYNCIVHGLSKNRGCMRAYQLFKEGIEFGYSPSEPTYKVLVEALCKEMDLHKAKDVAEFMLQKDSVDKTRIYNIFLSALHLVDNPSEQLNVLISMLQKQCQPDAITLNTVIHGFCKIGKVAEAKKIMSDMLNGNFFGPDVVTFTTIIRGLLDVGNSEEALDMLQRTMPKCHCFPNVVTYNVVLCGLVKLQKVDKAMEIFNDMVSKGIAADSTTYTAIIEGLCNIDRLEEAKRFWDEIVWPSKIHDNYVYAAILRGLCHMGKLDQACDFLYELVDCGAAPGIVNYNILVDSACKQGVKKEAYQIMGEMRKNGLKPDAVTWRILEKLHEKQSKEPTFDSQSLECRGLKEETVMTGEFEDETILKIIDEEKECINKVENHGDPLEGLVDPSLSAKLVEEDKTSEADRVVNKIDLIGGTGREKPVQPDQREPLSKIAKRVFGIL; this is encoded by the coding sequence ATGGCTCTCATCAGACGCCCTTTCCTCCCCTCTTACCGTCCTCTCTCCACCATCACCTCTTTCCCATCTCCACTCCTCCATCGACCCTACGACGAATccttagaagaagaagaagaaaaggagttgGAAGCAGAAAGTATAACCAATCGCTCCTACTGGACGAAGCGCATCCACTTCCTCTGCTCCACGGCCGGCGACCCCGACGCAGCCCTCCGCCTTCTCCATCGCCTCCGCCTCCGAGGCTTCGTCCCTGACTCCCTCAACCTTTCCAGTGTAATCCACTCCCTCTGCGACGTCGGCCGCTCCGACGAGGCCCACCGTCGCCTCCTCCTCTCCACCGCCGCCGGCTGGCTCCCCGATGACCGCACCGCCAACGTCCTCCTTGCCCGCCTTCTCGACGCCGCCACCCCTTCCCTCACCCTCGCCGTCCTCCGCCGCCTCGCCGACGCCAAACCCGCCTTCGCCCCTTCCCTCACCAACTACAACCGCCTCGCCGACCACCTCTGCTCCCAAGGTCAACCCTTCGAGGCCCTCGGTCTCTTATCCGACATGAAGACCCGTGGCCGCCTCCCGGACGCCATCACCTACACAACCCTCATCAATGGCTTCTGCCGGGCCGGGGAACTGCACGAGGCCCGCCGCCTGTTCGACAAAATGCTTAAAGGTGGCATCTTGCCCAATTCTCTCACCTACAGCGTCCTAATTAAAGGAGTCTTAAGGAAGCGGAGGCTCGACGAGGCGAGGGAATTGATGATGGAGCTTTGGCCGAAgatggaagaggagaaggacCCATCGGTTAACAGTGCGGCATTTGCCAATTTGATTGACTCCCTGTGCCGAGAAGGATTCATTCATGAGGTCTTTAGAATTGCAGAAGAGATGCCGCAGGGGAAGAGCCTCCCAGAGGAGTTCGCCTATGGGCAGATGATGGATTCGCTCTGCAGGGCTGGAAGGCATCATGGGGCTTCCAGAATTGTGTATATAATGAGGAAAAGAGGCTTCTTTCCAAGCTTGGTTTCCTACAATTGTATTGTCCATGGTTTAAGCAAGAATCGAGGTTGTATGAGGGCTTATCAATTATTTAAGGAAGGGATCGAGTTTGGATACTCACCGTCGGAACCTACTTACAAGGTGCTTGTCGAGGCTCTTTGCAAAGAAATGGATCTCCACAAGGCCAAGGATGTGGCCGAATTCATGTTACAAAAAGATAGTGTTGATAAGACGAGAATCTACAATATATTTCTGAGTGCTCTGCATCTTGTGGACAATCCAAGTGAGCAGCTTAATGTCCTCATCTCAATGCTTCAGAAGCAATGCCAGCCTGATGCTATTACTCTTAATACTGTTATCCATGGCTTCTGCAAGATTGGAAAAGTCGCTGAAGCTAAAAAGATCATGAGTGACATGTTGAATGGGAACTTCTTTGGTCCAGATGTGGTGACCTTTACTACCATTATTCGTGGGTTGCTGGATGTTGGCAATTCAGAAGAAGCCCTTGATATGTTGCAAAGGACAATGCCCAAATGCCATTGTTTTCCAAATGTCGTGACTTACAATGTGGTTCTATGTGGCTTAGTTAAGCTTCAGAAGGTTGACAAAGCAATGGAAATTTTCAATGATATGGTCAGCAAGGGCATCGCTGCTGATAGCACAACTTACACAGCAATAATTGAAGGCTTGTGTAACATCGATCGGCTCGAAGAGGCAAAGAGATTTTGGGATGAGATAGTTTGGCCTTCAAAGATCCATGACAATTATGTTTATGCTGCGATCCTTAGAGGTCTTTGTCACATGGGGAAACTGGATCAGGCCTGTGATTTTTTGTATGAACTGGTGGATTGTGGGGCTGCTCCAGGGATTGTGAACTACAACATCCTCGTCGACAGTGCTTGCAAACAGGGTGTAAAGAAAGAGGCTTATCAGATCATGGGTGAGATGAGAAAGAATGGGTTGAAGCCTGATGCTGTAACTTGGAGGATTTTAGAGAAGTTGCATGAGAAACAAAGCAAGGAACCAACCTTTGATAGCCAAAGTTTAGAATGTAGAGGTCTCAAAGAGGAGACAGTGATGACAGGAGAATTTGAGGAtgaaactattttaaaaatcaTAGATGAAGAGAAGGAATGCATCAATAAGGTCGAGAATCATGGAGACCCATTGGAGGGCCTTGTAGATCCAAGCCTTTCTGCTAAACTAGTTGAAGAGGATAAGACCAGTGAGGCCGATAGAGTTGTCAataaaattgatttaattggaggtaCAGGTAGAGAAAAACCTGTACAACCAGATCAGCGAGAACCACTGTCGAAGATTGCTAAGAGGGTGTTTGGGATACTCTAA
- the LOC103703094 gene encoding uncharacterized protein LOC103703094, translated as MGNCLVLQEKKVIKIMGMDGKILRYQSPVKVHQLLCEFPGHAISDALPVIGHLDPATDMRSGQLYYLVPPKTPLKETGNGNGVVRIELVISKQELKDLLLKGGGVTFDSMISLVQRGPSNDGTSGDGEEKCIEWRPALESIPEGNDC; from the coding sequence ATGGGGAATTGCTTAGTTCTTCAGGAGAAGAAGGTGATCAAGATCATGGGAATGGATGGGAAGATCCTTAGATACCAATCACCTGTGAAAGTTCATCAACTGCTATGTGAATTCCCTGGGCATGCCATCTCCGATGCACTTCCTGTCATCGGCCATCTCGATCCTGCAACCGATATGAGAAGCGGGCAGCTCTACTATCTTGTCCCTCCGAAGACGCCACTCAAGGAGACCGGAAATGGAAATGGAGTTGTTAGGATCGAGCTGGTCATCAGCAAGCAGGAGTTGAAGGACTTGCTGCTGAAGGGAGGAGGGGTCACCTTCGACAGTATGATATCTCTCGTTCAGAGAGGACCAAGCAATGATGGCACAAGTGGTGATGGTGAAGAGAAGTGCATCGAGTGGAGGCCTGCTTTAGAGAGCATACCAGAAGGGAATGATTGCTAG